In the genome of Amphiura filiformis chromosome 11, Afil_fr2py, whole genome shotgun sequence, the window TTGAAATTTGACTTCAAAACGTGCCAGACTTCAACGACGGAAGCAACATTTGTCAAATCCAAAGTTGACCTTTGCAGTGTAAACAAACACGTAATTAGAAGTCGACTTAATAATTgttatttgaagcatgagcaagtgaTGGCATAGAAGTCAAAttattcgctggcgtagtgcatgttagaatatgactcatatgaccattgctaggtcaactggctcacgctttcttgtTACGAACCACTCAAAATggtcacaacacaaagcctatgagctcctatggcatatcataattcggaacaggtgtatgagccaaggcttgaaccagtaaccaatggttactaatatCCACTGCGACAGCGAATTTGTTTTCAAGTCAACTACCATATGTGAACACCcatcataaaaaaatattacgCTAATCCTTATAGTCGCAATCTGTGTCgcaattgaagtcgacttctctctGTAGGCACCTTTTAATTACCAAGTATACTCTCTAATCAGTAGTGATGACTCATTGGTATGCATGTTTACTGAATTAAGGGAATTTCCCAAGTACTTTACACAAACTGAAATGGATACACATAGTTGATAAAAGCCCCCTCTCCATGCTTTAAAACTTATAAATCTTGCCCGCCTTCCCCCATCGCCGTGCCAAATTCCGGCTTGATACATCACAGCACGACCAAAAACGTACAGCTGAACGGACAAACAAACTTACAGAcacttttagctttttttttatataggcctactagtagaaGATTGTCATAACTCTGTTACAAGAAACATGTCAAATACCCTGTTATAATACCTTGGTTTCAAATTTAATATGCTTATATTTACCCaaaacccagaggatgatttaagcacttcccaccacgccactgtgtgacaccactgctcgcacattacattgacgggcatggttacatttgaatttggactgatatatttacaataaaaacgcattcaaaatgctagtcgatttcacattttatgttacctacagaatgtgtgaattatgcatacatcacttttgttctgaaatcgaccaagtaataatgacacacgcacaattcttaaacaacatcttttgcacagaattcaatgggatttgaaaagtaaagtggcagttgaaactctagtgataacacgtttgcagtgcatgatggggcttccttaaatcatcctctgcccaAAACCTATTCAccataacaatttgaaacaagtaATTTTTTATACCTTTGCATGAGATCAATGTATGTAAAGGAGTCTccattagaaaaataattatcaagcacgaatcacatggttttatttaaaacaaacccaTACTGACCACAatcagtcggctctcaacacgcgatattcaaaattaccgctccaaaattgtctaagtgcaatgacgtaatggttatttgtggtcAATTGTCGTcaaccttcattgtattactgagacgtcatgcactcgacaatttcggcgcccaggAATTCTGAATACCGCGTGTtaagagacggatgtttttaagatcactatgagtttgttttaaataaaaccatgtgattcatgcttgataattatttttcttacatatacgGCATAATGTtgcgattgccggagactcccttttaAACCTGTTTCCAAGCTTGAGTCTCCAGATTTATTAATGCAATGTGACAAGAGCTACAGGTTTATCTCAGAAAACTCTGTACCCTTAAAAATATATCCAAAGGTCACACTTCTTTTCATATCTtaattaaaacatgtttaaatttattttcaaataggGCCTATTTTGATATGATTAATTACCATTCTACAACcatgaaaatctttaaaatcagTTGTAAAATAAGTGAATTACATCCCATTACAGAAAATGACACAATTCTagtttttctgggacaccctgtatcttctGATAGTAAAGTCTGCTAGTTTAAATTGTCAGTGAAGACAACTCTCATATTAATCATGCAGTTGCAAATGAGCATGGAGTTAAACCAGATTGCTTTAAAAAGAAAGATTTTTCTAtccatattttggccaaaaagttaataaatgaatttggattctgatgtccgCATGACCAAATTCCCCAATTTGGTAAACAGAGTAGGAAAACAAGCAAAAACCTATTCAAGCAAGCTTTACTTGTCGAAACGATGAggcttatttttttttctttggcgCCTGTCCAACTCTTCCGCTATAAATTCCTTAGCAGCCACCACTTTGCCTCTTGCCACTTCATATCCTTTCCATCTGAaaaaaagaaggaacaaaaaaaaatcagtgttttcatTGCATATGTGCAGAAGGCATTAATGGCAAATCAGGAACAGAAGTGCTTGCTGTTTGCATAAATCCATTGATCATATCTTGCATTATGACGTCATTACTAAGAGAAGAGCATTCAGTTTCAAAATTTGTATTGCAAAAGATacaatattaattaatttgatttaaaGGAATATAGACAAAGATATCTTTCCTACGTTTTTGTACTTTCTGCAAAGCTTACCAATATAGTGATTTGCTCCTAAACATGCCTTGCTGTCTAGATTTTAATCACTCGTTAGcaatgatgctaggcgagtggtcaaattttcacaaatatcacttattggATATAAACAAGCTAGTAGACCACAAActtagctggggcatgttggtgttttggaggtatctgaccatggcaaaatattccaaaaatgttcccctagtcatgaggtttgttgtcaccgcgtttgagccccatactcctaacagatgtctagaaaatgcaattctaagattggccccagatgacctttgacctgacccttacaaaatgttttaaaatgtactCCTGGTCACaatgtttgttgtcaccgaatttgagccccataccctttacagatgtccagataatacatgtacagtataatgtatggggctcaaactcagtgacaacaaatctcatgaccaggggaacagggtcaggtcaaaggtcatgcagaggtcaaattttagaaatgcatatTTTGGATATCTATTAAGGgatacgaggctcaaactcggtgacaacaaacttaatgaccaggggaatatgttggaacactccgcaggggtcatgtcaaaggttatctggggtcaaatcttataccgaaATTTCATTTCCTGTAAGGAGTACGGAGGCTCAATTGCGgcgacaacaaacctcatgacctggggaacattaaggtcaaatgtcaggtcaaaaggtcattaaagggttacatgccttgtgATTGCGCAGATTATCTCTAGTGATAGTTATCATTTAAACTGCACTTTCAACCCAAATTGTAGAGCAATTCCAATTCTGGCttgtttggtatcattttaaaaatgctgaTGCCAAGATTATGAATCTGGACATTAGCTCAGCTAATAGGTAGTTATGTGTTTGTGTACCCCCTTGAATTATCAGGTTGGTACATGGATCATATAAATTCTGTTGACCTCTTCAACTACATTGTATCATAAAAAACAacaatgtatttatataaaattATGATATTTGAAGAGGTAAGCATTAAGTTATAGGTTCCCACATTTTAAGAATAGCAAATTGCTCACATATCAAATTGACTATGAATGAATCTAAAACCTCAAAATAGGTCCAAGGGTTCCCAAAACCGCCTGtaaaaaatcgaaaaaaaaatcacaacaacaagaacaacatcTTTGCAATTTTGGGGCTTTCGGAACCTGAAACAGGAATTTTGATCCGGGTAGACCAAACAGGCAGGCGAGTACCCGGGTATTGGTAAGAGTCCTATTGGACACGACTCAAATTTTTTGACTTTGGGATCGGGATACAGAAAAGCTCGAAAAATGTTGAATGAAAATTCTCAACTTACCCTGGGCGGCATTTCCTTTTCATGGGAAGTTGGTTCACTGCCTTGGGTAGGGGTTCCAGCACCACCAGTGGGGATTTCAGCACTGCTTGTGGGGGTTCCAGCACTGCCTGTTGGGGTTCCCGCACCGCCTGTGGGGGTTCCAACACCTCCTGTGGGGGTTCCAGCACCGCTTGTGGGGGTTCCAGCACCGCTTGTGGGGGTTCCTGCACTGCATGTGGGGGTTCCAGCACCGCTAATGGGGGTTCCAGCATCACCTGTGGGGGTTCCTGCACTGCATGTGGGGGTTCTAGCACCGCCTGTGGGGGTTCCAGCATCGCCGGTGGGGGTTCCATCACCGCTTGTGGGGGTTCCAGCACTGCCTGTGGGGGTTCCAGCACCGCTTGTGGGGGTTCAAGCACCGCCTGTGGGGGTTCTTGCACCGCCTGTTGGGGTTCCAGCACTGCCTGTGGGGGTTCCAGCACTGCCTGTGGGGGTTCCAGCGCCGCCTGTGGGAGTTCCAGCACTGCCTGTGGGGGTTCTTGCACCACCTGTTGGGGTTCCAGCACTGCCTGTGGGGGTTCCAGCACTGCCTGTGGGGGTTCCAGCACAGCTTGTGGGGGTTCCAGCACCACCTGTGGGAGTTCCAGCACTGCCTGTGGGGGTTCCAGCACCGCTTGTGGGGGTTCCAGCGCCGCCCGTGGGAGTTCCAGCACCGCTTGTGGGGTTCAAGCACCGCCTGTAGGGCATCCAGCACTGCCTGTGGGGGTTCCAGCACCGCCTGTAGGGGTTCCAGCACTGCCTGTGGGGGTTCCAGCACCACCTGTTGGGGTAACACAGGATCCTGCACCACCTCTTGTTGGGGTTGCTGCTGCACCTGATGCTGAGCTCTTCTGAAATGACAGGCAAATGAAATGTATTagttaaaacatgtttgtgtaCGTGTGTGGCACAACCAATTGGGTGGGAAATATTGAccagtatttattggtaaataccaccaacaACATACCAGGAAATACTCAAgatttttcatgttgaaagctgaattgaaaaatgtcCCCAAAATTGTCAATGCGGTATACAACACCCTTTCATGTTTCTTGATCTTGATCTTCAGAcctcttctcttttcttctcaTAAAGGCTAGCATGCATGTTATAATAAGCTTTTACAGCCGcacttgagcattttgtttgagcctccGTTAGGACTGAAGTGTATGTGCACACAGACAGACTAGACTGCTTgaacagacaaacagacaaatgCATCCTTTGAAAGTCAAGATACCAAATATACTTCAAATTAGTTGACACTatccgatatttaaaaaaagatcaCCTCCACACAAGAGATTACCCCACCCCTCCCGcccaatttgcacaattttttttttttttttggggggggggggcacatttgACATTGGGGATCTATAGTGTCAAGTGGGTCTATTTTGTTACGCATCCGTTTATTGTCTGCTGAATTGCTGATTAAATATTACATTTAGGAAGGAATTCGTTAAAATTGATGTATAACATTAAATgacgtccctttcaagcattcatgcacaAAGAACACAAATGTTTCTTGCAAATGGGACTAATTCCTTATACagcatgataatcatgataattgcccTCAAACTCTGCCCTTGAGCGTGCGTGTGATGGCTTTGATAGCTGAAAATTAATGACAATGACAGAAGCTGCAAGTACGCAAACACAAATATTGCATCGCAAAATGCTAcgcatttttttactttttttggcATAACAAACTAACCTGGCAAActaaccagtggcgtaaccagcgggGAAGGGGCTGGAGCCCCCATTTTGAACCCTTTCCCCTGTTTGCCCCCCCACAAATGAAAaaaagttaaagtaggcctacttctgagagttattaattaacctcatatctggtcattttaaccttaaaaaacaaatttttgcgcgcttcgcgctcatttattccactttttttaccatatgtcaccagtttagcttcaatatgccaaaaattttcgcgcgcatttgtaccatacacttcttttgtccccaaaaggtgctgcattcttgccccctcatttattatgttggcccccgcttgcccccccccaaatgaaaatgtctagttacgccactgaaactAACTGCacaatcaggcggcggatgacatgatcgagccggcaacttgtgaaaccgcccggccgtatggcattttccaatactAGTAGTcgattagttttgtggggttcatttatcgaaccccaacggttttagcttgtatttatattatttatcaacataggcctatttgtttgtgatatttcaagcgttttaaaatttcaaaataatcccattcaattacacggttgacgatgaaaatttactgaatttagagaatgcaatgcggccaccacctggcacAATTTTGGAAActgctataggcctatgtgtttagCATAGCACATTCCAGCTATgcaaaaaattgactgaattcgaaccccGCACAGGACGTACAAgctacaaaactatatctgtgatgtttgaattcttctacacactcgctatgaaatgatcaatgcattttttgccaaaagttcactatcattcacaagatgctgtgaactaccaaatcgcaacagtttaaaatagttgcatgTAGTAGACGATGAATTGAAATAAAATACTCACTGTTTCTTGTAGCTTGCCGACTTGGCATTGTCTAAGCACCGACCCACATCGTGGTAAATTTCAGATTCTGCCTGCAACCGTTTGTGTGCTGGTACTGGGGGGTCTAGTGACTGCAGAACTGCAGTCACCACTTTCCTCATCACCGTGCCGCCATCCTGTAGTCTTGATGTCAGATGAAGCTGCTTGACAGCATACCTTATATTCTTCTGTTGAGTGGAAAAAGAGGGAAATAAATTATGTTATGATCATTCATTAGTTGATTAACATTAAGTTTACAAAATCCCAGGGGTGTGTTTTTCTTCTTATATAAGACCAATAATTGcacaaatattacaattttaacttttaacacagtgtatttttattgtttaataatttaagtccattttgttttaaaactagaaagtaatagaaaaaataaaatagagggtatttaatttgcactgtccgcaa includes:
- the LOC140164029 gene encoding uncharacterized protein, which translates into the protein MLEPPLAVLEPPHAVQEPPQAVLEPPQAVLEPPQEVLEPPQAVREPQQAVLEPPQAVLKSPLVVLEPLPKAVNQLPMKRKCRPGWKGYEVARGKVVAAKEFIAEELDRRQRKKNKPHRFDK